aataatagtaaaatatttgtaaaagaGATATTGATGTTGAAAGAATTTTGCATAAATAGAAAAGagttcagtcaaaaaaaaaatagaaaagagttCAGCACATTGGCGGTTTAGAATTTTGGCCAAAAACTTTGACAAAAAGACATATTACCAATAGACGACATATCAGACTTACATATGTGTTTTTCTAATGATAAATGATGGCGTAGgcgaggttttttttttaatttgttaagtAGGCAGGCTTTGAATTTATCGAATATTGTATAATAACAATACAAAACATACATTATAATTTTACAAGTTAATTTTCCATtattaatgatttatatatgGCATATTAATGAAGTAAAATTGTGGCATACTAATGAAGTAAAATTAATTGCATATTAAGGAAGTAAAATTactttttcctttaaaaaaataataattttactaaGATTCTCCTTTGGTGTAGTGATACAGTTTCATTTGCTTGAATTGTCAGTAACTTAGGTTGAATCTTCTATAAAATGTTTGttgtcaaaaataataataataataataattttacatttttacttcattaattatttataaagatCTACCAGGTTAactgtttaaaaatattaatatagtttattatgaaatttttgactaattatttatataataatcatTCACTATATTTTAATACACTATTTACATCAAATAATAATGATGAATAATtgataacaataataaaaatattaaaaggaagaATTAAATTCACTAAAAGAAATCTTTCtcgtttttagaaatttatttttactgatGGAAAATTACACTTGAAATGTATAACTATTCAACAACACATTTAATCAGtactataatataattttcataacaGTACGATATATCTACAAATATTGTAATCGATTTTGATGTTTGGTTGAATCTCTGTCATATGATACATATGTATagtctataaattattatacatacATATGCAGTTGCCATACAAATTGTGTAAAGAGTTTCACTAATATTATACATAGACTGTACACATGTATGTTTTACTTTATAAATTGTATACCTTGAACGTGGACAGTCCACCTAAtatcttataaattaatttgtttgttttttaacgctctgtatgattttttttcttttcgaaaAAGAACGCTCTGTATAAATATtagtggaaaaaaaaatatattagtgaAAACTATGGAGGGGTGGGGTGGGGGGTTCGCacaaaatcaataacaaagggaaaataaaaaggGAAAGACTTGCATAAAACCAAAGACAGAGAAATATCAAAATGCCAGTAAACATCAAACAGTTATAATGGAAAATTTGACTTAATGTGTGTCTGTCTTAAAAATGCTTaattgataataataataaaaataataattgatcaCGCGTCGTACTCAGAAATAAAGATGCTCTGTACAATTATTATGCACAAACAAAGATTGCTTTGGAAAGATGGTTATAAATACGTTATGCTGTACAATGAAGACATTAGAGAATCAAATTGAAACGGGTAGTTTGAGAAATAGCAATGGCGATCCTGAATTTCACACCTTCCTTAACGTTCCCGGTGACCATAGATTCAGCTCGAAGAACAAGAGTTAGAGGTTCTGTCATCAAAATGCAGAAGAGTCTCATTACTACGGATCCTCCAGCCTCACATGGTTTCAGCTTATGTACGTGCGGAAGAAAGCATTTCCTAGGAGAAGCTACGACGCCGTTTCTTCCAATCTCTCCTTCCTACGCTGCTCCATCCACAGCTCCATCCACTGCTACTAACTCAACGGTTGGTCGTAGTGAACTTTGCTGCTAAATTATAGAAGAGGGAATACcttttttttatctaataatCTATATCTTCATTTATATCAGGAAGTATTGAACCAGTTGCGTCCTCCTAAGCCTGACTGGTATTTTGAGCTCTATGGTTATTTCAGGAGTGCAGGCATGGAAAGATATGAGAAAGAGGTTAGTGACTATATGAGATTTCATGCATTCTTTCGTTGTTTCTTACGTttcattcttcttttcttttgtcagATTGCCGTTTACAAGAAGAAACTCTTTGCAAATTTGGTGGGAAAAGCAGAAACTGTTTTGGAGATTGGAATTGGAGCTGGTCCGAACATCAAGTACTATAACAATATTCCAAACGTCTCTGTTCTTGGTGTTGATCCAAACCCTAAGATGGAAAGTCACGCACGCAAATCCGCTATAGAAGCAGGAGTGAAATCGGAAAATTTCAAGTTTATTCACGCGGTAATGGCTTTCTTTATATTATATTGTGAACAAACGCGAGTTAAACAATAATGAAataaagaatagaaaaaaaaaattccattaTTGAGGCAAATATTGTTTTAGGGTTTGTATATTGATTGTGTGGATTAATTATTTACAACCccttatttatattatttagttctTTCTTTGCATCCCCTCTGATATTCTTGTAAATCGTGTGACTAGGTCGCAGAATCTATGCCATTAGAAGATGCATCAGTGGATGCAGTTGTGGGAAGTCTTGTGATGTGTTCTGTCTCGGATATCCCTCAAACACTCAAAGGTAATTGTTTAAGTTCCTTCAAATCGAACATCTTACGTCAGATGTCAgatcaaatgaaaacaaattaaGCTCATTTAAATAGTTTGGTACACGTACAGAGATAAAACGGATCCTAAAACCTGGAGGGCTATACCTCTTCGTGGAACATGTTGCAGCAGAAGGTATCGCTTTCGACTCATGAGAAATCCATCAGAATCCCTTAACCCATAAATGACATAACCCAAaacgttttgttttgttttgtttgttttgtgatGAGCAGATGGAACATTTCTAAGGATGGTGCAGAATGTTTTGGATCCATTACAACAAGTTGTAGCCGACGGATGTCATTTAACTAGGAACACAGAAGACTACCTTTTAGAAGCTGGGTTCAAAGGTGGTGTAGATATCAACAAGGTCTCTCTTTCTGCCTTTTACCACTTAAGCCCTCATCTTTATGGAGTTgcttacaattaaaaaaaaaaagatgggaAATATCTGAACTCAGCAGCTCATCTTTGGACTGAACACAAGGCTTTATTTCACGTTTGAAAATATCAACGTTTTCAACTCTGTTTCCCTATATCTGTATTTGATCCTAAACTGTCGACTCAATGAATTGAGTGTGAGCGTTTATGATCTAGTGTTTGTAACTGAATA
This is a stretch of genomic DNA from Raphanus sativus cultivar WK10039 unplaced genomic scaffold, ASM80110v3 Scaffold3306, whole genome shotgun sequence. It encodes these proteins:
- the LOC108823734 gene encoding uncharacterized protein LOC108823734 encodes the protein MAILNFTPSLTFPVTIDSARRTRVRGSVIKMQKSLITTDPPASHGFSLCTCGRKHFLGEATTPFLPISPSYAAPSTAPSTATNSTEVLNQLRPPKPDWYFELYGYFRSAGMERYEKEIAVYKKKLFANLVGKAETVLEIGIGAGPNIKYYNNIPNVSVLGVDPNPKMESHARKSAIEAGVKSENFKFIHAVAESMPLEDASVDAVVGSLVMCSVSDIPQTLKEIKRILKPGGLYLFVEHVAAEDGTFLRMVQNVLDPLQQVVADGCHLTRNTEDYLLEAGFKGGVDINKVSLSAFYHLSPHLYGVAYN